A section of the Bacillus sp. HSf4 genome encodes:
- a CDS encoding metalloregulator ArsR/SmtB family transcription factor: MEPIEIFKALSNESRLQILQWLKEPDRHFTPHEGIDMNTIGVCVSQITDKLKMTQSTASQYLTILLRAGLIKAERIGKYTYYKRDEEAIEKLADFLKTEI; this comes from the coding sequence ATGGAACCAATTGAAATTTTCAAGGCGTTATCAAATGAATCAAGGCTGCAGATTTTGCAATGGCTGAAGGAGCCTGATCGTCATTTTACACCCCATGAAGGGATTGATATGAACACAATCGGGGTCTGTGTCAGCCAAATCACTGACAAATTGAAAATGACGCAATCAACGGCTTCCCAATATCTTACCATCCTTTTAAGAGCCGGCCTGATTAAGGCGGAACGAATCGGAAAGTATACGTACTACAAAAGAGACGAAGAGGCCATTGAAAAACTTGCTGACTTTCTGAAAACAGAGATATGA
- a CDS encoding MFS transporter, with product MSNTWKIYILAIVSFLVGTSEYIISGILDQIAHTLGITLAAAGQLITIFSLVYAIFTPILMALTGSMDRRKIMIYALGLFVVGNILAFVLPGYGWFIAARVIMAMGAGMVVVTALTIAAKIAPEGKQGSAIATVVMGFTASLIIGVPLGRMTAETLGWKSVFGGIALLGFIAMIIISFMIPHTEGDKPVPIRQQLSLLKKRKVAMGLSITFFWLGGYSVAYTYLSPYLLTVSGISSHLLSGVLLIFGIASLVGSKFGGYSTDKWGVPFTLVGGMTLHVITLILLSLVTHSYIGVLVILILWSFAAWSTGPTQQYHLATIEPELSGVLLGINQSMMQFAMAVGAGAGGIFVENVSLASITWIGALGVMIAIVAALMTSHFKQKAPHLKEINQ from the coding sequence ATGTCTAACACCTGGAAAATTTATATTTTAGCCATTGTGAGCTTCCTGGTAGGAACCTCAGAGTACATCATTTCCGGTATTTTGGATCAGATTGCTCATACACTTGGGATCACATTAGCTGCTGCGGGCCAGCTGATTACGATCTTTTCACTTGTATATGCTATTTTCACACCGATTCTCATGGCGCTGACCGGAAGCATGGATAGACGGAAAATCATGATTTATGCACTCGGTTTATTTGTGGTTGGAAATATCCTCGCCTTTGTCCTGCCTGGTTATGGATGGTTTATTGCAGCACGGGTCATAATGGCGATGGGGGCAGGTATGGTTGTTGTAACCGCATTGACGATTGCCGCCAAGATCGCGCCTGAAGGTAAGCAGGGCAGTGCGATTGCTACTGTCGTCATGGGATTTACCGCTTCCCTCATCATTGGTGTTCCACTCGGAAGAATGACAGCGGAGACGTTGGGCTGGAAATCTGTATTTGGCGGAATTGCTCTATTGGGATTCATCGCAATGATCATTATTTCCTTTATGATTCCGCATACGGAAGGAGATAAGCCCGTACCTATACGTCAACAGCTTTCCCTTTTGAAGAAGCGAAAAGTTGCGATGGGGTTATCGATCACTTTTTTCTGGCTCGGGGGATATTCCGTTGCTTATACTTATTTATCACCATATCTCCTGACCGTTTCAGGGATAAGCAGCCATTTGCTGAGCGGCGTTCTGCTGATTTTTGGCATCGCCAGCTTGGTTGGATCGAAGTTTGGAGGATACAGCACAGATAAGTGGGGAGTGCCCTTTACACTCGTCGGCGGGATGACATTACATGTCATCACACTGATTTTGCTGTCGCTTGTCACCCATTCCTATATCGGTGTGTTGGTGATTCTCATTCTATGGTCGTTTGCCGCATGGTCTACCGGCCCGACACAGCAATATCATCTGGCTACAATCGAACCGGAATTATCAGGTGTATTGCTTGGCATCAATCAGTCGATGATGCAATTTGCCATGGCTGTAGGTGCAGGAGCAGGGGGGATTTTTGTAGAGAACGTATCATTGGCTTCGATCACCTGGATTGGTGCATTGGGGGTTATGATCGCGATTGTCGCTGCTTTGATGACGTCCCATTTTAAACAGAAAGCGCCACATTTAAAAGAAATCAATCAATAA
- a CDS encoding DinB family protein, which translates to MNFQLDEAIEILERTPETLSQLLTRLSREWISSDEGEGTWNAFDVVGHLIEGEKNNWIPRIEMILTKGETETFPPFDRVGQMQQNAGKTIEQLLGEFAALRRENLKTLRQLVDSETDFEQTGVHPEFGIVKLREQLSTWVAHDLTHISQIARVLAKRYQDDVGPWKAYLRILAD; encoded by the coding sequence ATGAACTTTCAGCTTGATGAAGCAATCGAAATCCTCGAACGCACGCCGGAAACGCTGAGTCAGTTGCTGACTAGATTATCGCGTGAGTGGATCAGCAGTGATGAAGGCGAGGGTACCTGGAACGCCTTTGATGTCGTGGGACATTTAATCGAAGGTGAAAAAAACAATTGGATTCCGCGGATCGAGATGATCCTGACAAAAGGAGAAACGGAAACATTTCCGCCCTTCGACCGCGTCGGGCAGATGCAGCAAAACGCCGGGAAGACCATTGAGCAATTACTTGGCGAGTTTGCGGCGCTCCGCCGGGAGAACCTGAAGACATTACGGCAACTCGTTGATTCAGAAACCGACTTCGAACAAACGGGAGTGCACCCCGAATTTGGAATCGTCAAGCTTAGAGAACAGCTCTCGACATGGGTGGCCCACGACCTCACTCACATCTCGCAAATCGCAAGGGTGCTGGCAAAGCGGTATCAGGACGATGTCGGACCTTGGAAGGCTTATTTGCGGATTTTGGCGGACTAA
- a CDS encoding lantibiotic protection ABC transporter ATP-binding protein, which produces MNHEFILQTRHLTKKYKKSIVLNGVSMNVRKNTVYGLLGPNGAGKSTTLKIISGLLKQTSGEVIFNGNQWTRKDLLYIGSLIEHAPLYGNLTAIENLEVINTILGLPKERIQEVLQIVGLTNTGSKKVMNFSMGMKQRLGIALAILNRPKLLILDEPTNGLDPIGIQELRELIASFPKQGMTVLLSSHLLSEVEHLADDVGIISNGILGYEGKYHSYDNLENLFTDVVRKHRAR; this is translated from the coding sequence ATGAATCATGAGTTTATTTTGCAAACGAGGCACTTAACCAAGAAATACAAAAAGTCGATTGTTTTAAACGGTGTATCAATGAATGTAAGAAAGAACACTGTTTACGGCCTGCTGGGGCCAAATGGGGCAGGTAAGTCAACGACGCTAAAAATAATATCCGGTTTGCTCAAACAAACATCAGGAGAGGTAATTTTCAATGGAAATCAGTGGACAAGGAAAGATTTGCTTTATATCGGTTCTTTAATTGAACATGCTCCGCTTTATGGGAATTTAACTGCTATAGAAAATCTTGAGGTGATAAATACGATTCTCGGCCTGCCAAAAGAGCGAATTCAGGAGGTTCTTCAAATTGTTGGGTTAACAAATACGGGAAGTAAAAAAGTGATGAATTTTTCTATGGGAATGAAACAACGACTTGGCATTGCCCTTGCCATTTTGAATCGTCCCAAGCTATTAATTTTAGATGAGCCTACTAATGGATTGGATCCTATTGGGATTCAAGAATTAAGAGAATTGATCGCTTCATTTCCGAAGCAGGGAATGACCGTTCTTTTATCCAGCCACTTGTTATCGGAAGTTGAACATTTAGCTGATGATGTCGGCATTATCAGCAATGGAATACTCGGTTATGAAGGTAAATATCATTCATATGATAACTTAGAAAATCTATTTACAGATGTTGTGCGAAAGCATAGAGCCCGATAG
- a CDS encoding lantibiotic immunity ABC transporter MutE/EpiE family permease subunit, with the protein MYLYLKSEIIKTKRTMIRKMLLVIPLICSILALGFNFLGGPEIVRLSAETIINHWGILWLSVFAALSTGLLNHLEKKSTNFKTIIGLPIDLQKKEMSRVLLTTGLMGLGSLLLIIFIILTSLLVKTSPYLVSLASCILAVILMFITSLWQIPFCLWLSRKTNLFITLLLNSMLHLNLGSVFAPTEYWWFVPYSWHLRVQMPLTKLHSNGIPLPQNDELLSYSVIPTALVLSITLFTILTLITVKSLNKLEVN; encoded by the coding sequence ATGTATTTATATTTAAAATCAGAAATCATAAAAACAAAAAGAACAATGATTAGAAAAATGTTGTTGGTGATACCCCTAATATGTTCCATTCTTGCACTAGGTTTTAATTTTCTAGGCGGTCCGGAGATCGTAAGGCTGAGTGCAGAAACGATCATTAATCATTGGGGAATATTATGGCTATCCGTGTTTGCAGCCCTTTCCACTGGGCTTTTAAATCATCTCGAAAAAAAATCGACGAATTTTAAAACGATTATTGGCTTACCCATAGATCTTCAAAAAAAGGAAATGAGCAGAGTTTTATTGACAACTGGATTAATGGGGCTAGGGTCTCTTCTGTTAATCATTTTTATCATCCTAACGAGTTTGCTGGTTAAGACAAGTCCATACTTGGTTTCACTTGCCTCTTGTATTTTAGCGGTGATCCTGATGTTTATCACTTCACTATGGCAGATCCCGTTTTGCTTGTGGCTTTCTAGAAAAACGAATCTTTTTATCACCTTACTGTTAAATAGCATGCTTCATTTAAATCTAGGTTCAGTTTTTGCCCCTACGGAATATTGGTGGTTTGTTCCATACAGCTGGCATTTAAGAGTGCAAATGCCGTTAACGAAACTGCACTCAAACGGAATCCCTTTGCCGCAAAATGACGAACTTCTGAGCTATTCAGTAATTCCAACCGCTCTAGTTTTAAGCATTACACTTTTTACTATCCTTACTTTGATTACGGTTAAGTCGTTGAATAAACTTGAGGTGAACTAA
- a CDS encoding lantibiotic immunity ABC transporter MutG family permease subunit, whose amino-acid sequence MLQFYRCLLGECKKRKRSIFLLSHLSIPLVLSGALVMYFLFRNVPVGAEASYLIFFELIGVGTPVIISIICGLVADSENEAGHFQNILGLIQSRTVSFISQTTMMIFFYTAALFLTISIYTLALKQLAGVDEVDLSLYYVTGMIFAGASIFQYFFYQVVGYNYGIGMCSICGFGGVIITALCLTTIGDKIWWLLPWAWANRFGEYVTEYLKIKDVKPVGNPTILMGGYSFLLMTTGIILLSIVWINRWSGRKTND is encoded by the coding sequence ATGCTGCAATTTTACAGATGTTTGCTGGGCGAATGTAAAAAAAGAAAGCGAAGTATATTTTTATTATCCCACTTAAGCATTCCGCTCGTTTTATCTGGTGCTTTGGTGATGTACTTCTTATTCAGGAATGTACCCGTAGGTGCGGAAGCAAGCTATCTCATTTTTTTCGAATTAATTGGAGTCGGTACACCGGTCATCATTTCGATTATTTGCGGGCTGGTGGCCGATTCTGAAAATGAGGCAGGCCATTTTCAAAATATACTTGGATTGATTCAGAGCAGGACCGTTTCATTCATCAGTCAAACAACAATGATGATATTCTTTTATACTGCTGCACTGTTTTTAACAATATCAATCTATACCCTGGCTCTGAAACAACTGGCCGGCGTCGATGAGGTTGACCTTTCTCTCTACTATGTAACAGGTATGATTTTTGCAGGAGCTTCCATCTTTCAATATTTCTTCTATCAAGTCGTTGGTTATAATTATGGGATAGGGATGTGCAGTATATGCGGGTTTGGAGGAGTGATAATCACCGCTCTTTGCTTGACCACAATAGGAGATAAAATCTGGTGGCTCCTGCCTTGGGCGTGGGCAAACCGATTCGGAGAATATGTAACGGAGTATTTGAAAATCAAAGATGTAAAACCGGTGGGTAATCCCACAATTCTAATGGGAGGTTATTCTTTTTTACTTATGACAACAGGCATAATTCTACTAAGTATCGTTTGGATAAATAGGTGGTCAGGTAGGAAAACAAACGATTAA
- a CDS encoding response regulator transcription factor: MAKILAIDDDAAILRLIRKMLSLKKHEVTTLQSIKDMTIEELNQYHLILLDVMMPDEDGFKICEKMRSLIDIPIIFMTAKSDESSIIKGLSIGGDDYIVKPFSIHEVNARIEAHLRREARPKKGVKSVFIDGDILIDLEAKKVMIKGEEVSFTKTQYKICELLALHKGKIFSKEDIYESVYSIESDSQISTVVEHIRVIRKKIAQFNLAPISTVWGVGYIWE; this comes from the coding sequence ATGGCCAAAATCTTGGCGATTGATGATGATGCTGCAATTCTAAGACTGATCAGGAAAATGCTGAGCTTAAAAAAACATGAGGTTACAACTTTGCAAAGTATAAAAGATATGACGATAGAGGAATTGAATCAATATCACCTCATTTTATTAGATGTCATGATGCCGGATGAAGATGGATTTAAAATTTGTGAGAAGATGAGGTCTTTAATTGATATACCGATCATCTTTATGACTGCCAAAAGTGATGAATCTTCAATAATTAAAGGTTTATCCATTGGCGGAGATGATTATATTGTAAAGCCATTCAGCATTCATGAAGTGAATGCCCGTATTGAGGCCCATTTAAGGCGGGAGGCAAGACCGAAAAAGGGGGTTAAAAGTGTATTTATCGATGGTGACATTCTGATTGATTTAGAAGCGAAAAAAGTAATGATCAAAGGGGAGGAAGTAAGCTTTACTAAAACTCAATACAAAATTTGTGAACTGCTTGCATTACACAAAGGGAAAATCTTTTCCAAAGAAGATATCTATGAGTCTGTCTATTCAATAGAAAGCGATTCTCAAATTTCAACGGTTGTTGAACATATCAGAGTCATAAGGAAAAAAATTGCCCAGTTCAATTTAGCCCCTATCAGTACGGTCTGGGGTGTGGGGTACATATGGGAATAA
- a CDS encoding HAMP domain-containing sensor histidine kinase has product MGIRNTLSAYFVKWIIKLGFAGLLMLALNIGFVTWGLNHQLFLPANEPIKKAENIQSKVESADYIDPSIIPPELDYAVFNKQTNKIVKSNMSSRNKVKAREAYQHPSQDNMSSFIRYDSRYETILIHYSLKIQFANIELRRVFPNPGVWLSVFSILIYCVYLVWYIRSFSRMIVQENQKLIQVARKIKERDLNIEFPRVRFNEYKDVMGAMESLSKALVKSIQKEIEITNSKAEQISYLIHDIKIPLTVIKGNIELLEAMGDEDEKENLSDIINSIQQIERYIQEVIDINLDNKQANTNMEEVSVTDFLCKLKAEVKSLGNNIIVEDWTHKEASLYIDVILLIRAINNIVLNGIERTPPPKKVQMIVKQDKDHIQFVIIDQGPGFSEEALKKGTELFYTENFGRTNNSHYGLGLTFTEKVIKQHNGRMKLDNNANNNGEVLVEIPVLSKD; this is encoded by the coding sequence ATGGGAATAAGGAATACGTTATCGGCTTATTTTGTTAAATGGATCATAAAATTAGGTTTTGCAGGTTTGTTAATGTTGGCTCTGAATATCGGGTTCGTAACTTGGGGACTCAATCATCAACTTTTTCTCCCGGCGAACGAACCGATAAAAAAAGCGGAAAACATACAGAGTAAAGTTGAAAGCGCCGATTATATTGATCCCAGCATCATTCCTCCAGAACTGGATTACGCCGTTTTCAATAAGCAAACAAACAAAATCGTAAAGAGTAATATGAGCTCAAGAAATAAAGTAAAAGCAAGAGAAGCTTATCAGCATCCTAGTCAGGATAACATGAGCTCCTTTATAAGGTATGACAGTCGCTATGAAACGATTTTGATTCATTATAGTTTAAAAATTCAATTCGCCAATATTGAATTAAGAAGGGTATTTCCGAACCCTGGCGTATGGCTATCCGTTTTTTCAATCTTAATTTATTGTGTTTATTTAGTTTGGTATATCAGAAGTTTTTCTCGAATGATTGTCCAAGAAAACCAAAAGCTTATCCAAGTAGCCCGTAAAATAAAAGAAAGAGACTTAAATATCGAATTTCCGCGAGTTCGGTTTAATGAGTACAAAGATGTAATGGGCGCAATGGAGAGTTTATCAAAAGCGCTTGTTAAATCCATTCAGAAGGAAATTGAGATTACCAATTCAAAGGCAGAACAGATCAGTTATTTAATCCACGATATAAAAATTCCGCTGACTGTGATAAAAGGGAATATAGAACTTTTGGAAGCAATGGGAGATGAGGACGAGAAGGAAAATTTGAGCGACATTATAAATTCTATACAGCAGATTGAACGATACATTCAGGAAGTGATCGATATCAACCTGGACAACAAACAAGCCAATACGAATATGGAAGAAGTATCGGTAACCGATTTCTTATGCAAGCTAAAAGCCGAAGTTAAAAGCTTGGGCAATAATATCATTGTCGAAGATTGGACACATAAAGAGGCTAGCCTTTATATAGACGTCATCCTGCTTATTCGAGCAATCAATAATATTGTATTAAACGGAATAGAAAGAACACCGCCGCCTAAAAAAGTGCAAATGATCGTCAAGCAGGATAAAGACCATATTCAATTTGTTATCATCGATCAAGGACCCGGTTTTTCGGAAGAAGCTCTAAAAAAAGGTACTGAACTTTTTTACACCGAAAACTTTGGACGGACGAATAACAGCCATTATGGATTGGGATTAACGTTTACCGAAAAGGTCATCAAGCAGCATAATGGAAGAATGAAGCTTGATAATAATGCTAACAACAACGGAGAGGTATTGGTGGAGATACCTGTTCTTTCGAAGGATTAA
- a CDS encoding ABC transporter ATP-binding protein — protein MKTENKPTSIKPFFSLILSSNVPKLALAIGLSTSLITTLVGLSIPLLTREMVDGFSAQSINIALAGILALVFIIQAICDGFSTYFLAYAGQKVVASLRERMWFKLLRLPVRYFDEKTSGETVSRVVNDTGIVEDLISDHFPQFISGMITIIGAVVILLIMDWKMTLLMLIAVPITTVIMIPLGMKMHNISKTMQDETAAFTGNVQQTLSEIRLMKASNAEETEKMKGLSGISKLFEYGLKEARIFALVSPFMHLVIMIVIVAIIGYGGIRVADGTMSAGSLIAFLLYLFQIIFPITSFTMFFTQLQKAKGATERIVDILNTEEEAGQKGIERDIANQPIRVEHVSFSYSHDEPVLRNISFDVEPGQMIAFVGPSGGGKTTMFGLLERFYEPDSGVIKIGDTPIHELSMKSWRSQIGYVSQDSPMMAGTIRENLCYGLDNAGEIDDQKLWEVAEMAFAAEFIKQFPNQLDTEVGERGVKLSGGQRQRIAIARAFLRDPKILMMDEATASLDSQSEGIVQQALTRLMKGRTTFVIAHRLSTIVNADQILFIEKGEITGMGRHHELVASHALYREFAERQLT, from the coding sequence ATGAAAACAGAGAACAAACCAACCAGCATAAAACCGTTCTTCTCATTGATTCTCTCATCCAACGTCCCTAAACTCGCATTAGCAATCGGCTTAAGCACAAGCCTGATTACGACATTGGTGGGGCTGTCCATCCCGCTTTTAACGAGGGAAATGGTTGACGGCTTTTCCGCCCAATCGATCAACATCGCCTTAGCGGGAATCCTCGCGCTCGTTTTTATCATTCAAGCGATTTGCGACGGGTTTTCCACCTATTTTCTTGCCTATGCCGGGCAAAAAGTCGTCGCTTCCTTGCGTGAGCGGATGTGGTTTAAATTGCTGCGACTCCCCGTTCGGTACTTTGACGAAAAGACGAGCGGCGAAACCGTCAGCCGCGTTGTCAATGATACCGGCATCGTGGAAGACTTAATATCCGACCATTTTCCGCAATTCATTTCAGGGATGATCACGATTATCGGAGCCGTTGTCATTTTGCTGATCATGGACTGGAAAATGACGCTCCTCATGCTGATTGCCGTTCCGATTACAACCGTGATTATGATCCCGCTTGGTATGAAGATGCACAACATCTCGAAAACGATGCAGGATGAAACCGCCGCCTTTACGGGGAATGTCCAGCAGACATTAAGCGAAATCAGACTGATGAAAGCATCCAACGCGGAGGAGACAGAAAAAATGAAAGGGTTATCAGGGATTTCAAAGCTGTTTGAATACGGCTTGAAAGAAGCCCGTATTTTTGCGCTCGTCTCTCCGTTCATGCACCTTGTGATCATGATTGTCATCGTTGCTATCATCGGCTATGGCGGCATCCGCGTCGCCGACGGAACGATGTCGGCAGGCTCGCTTATCGCGTTTTTGCTTTATCTCTTTCAAATCATTTTTCCGATTACATCATTTACAATGTTTTTTACTCAGCTGCAAAAAGCAAAAGGCGCCACAGAACGGATTGTCGACATTCTCAATACGGAAGAAGAGGCAGGACAGAAAGGGATCGAACGCGATATTGCGAATCAGCCGATACGCGTTGAACATGTTTCTTTCTCCTACAGCCATGATGAACCCGTCCTGCGCAATATCTCCTTTGATGTCGAACCCGGGCAAATGATCGCCTTTGTCGGTCCGAGCGGCGGCGGGAAAACAACGATGTTCGGCCTGCTCGAACGCTTTTATGAACCGGATTCAGGCGTGATTAAAATCGGAGACACACCCATTCACGAACTGTCGATGAAATCGTGGCGCAGCCAAATCGGCTACGTCTCCCAAGACAGCCCGATGATGGCGGGGACAATCCGTGAGAACCTTTGCTACGGATTGGACAACGCCGGCGAAATTGACGATCAGAAGCTATGGGAAGTCGCAGAAATGGCCTTTGCCGCTGAATTCATCAAACAGTTTCCAAACCAGCTGGATACAGAAGTCGGTGAACGCGGCGTCAAGCTCTCAGGCGGACAGAGACAGCGCATCGCTATCGCCCGCGCCTTCCTGCGCGATCCGAAAATTTTAATGATGGACGAAGCGACAGCCAGCCTTGACAGCCAGTCCGAAGGCATTGTCCAGCAGGCCCTCACCCGCCTCATGAAAGGACGCACAACCTTCGTCATCGCTCACCGCCTCTCGACGATTGTAAACGCGGATCAAATTTTGTTTATCGAAAAAGGCGAGATTACCGGGATGGGACGGCATCATGAGCTGGTTGCTTCGCATGCGCTGTATCGGGAGTTTGCGGAGCGGCAGTTGACGTAG
- a CDS encoding DsbA family oxidoreductase: MTLNIKVYSDYVCPFCFLGKDQFEKAIEGKDVEVEWLPFELRPRPTEQLDPLNDPSKLAMWDGAIKPRIEAWGVDMKLPNVSPHPYTDLAHEGYHFAKEHGKEKAYNDRVYKAFFQEDQNIGDIDVLTTLAKEAGLDEQAFHDALAERKYQDVQRQALRHAYEEAGITAVPTFIIGNERIAGAAAREVFEQVIEKESKQKSVDGLQCDLDGNSC, encoded by the coding sequence ATGACCTTGAACATTAAAGTCTATTCAGATTACGTCTGCCCGTTTTGTTTTCTTGGAAAAGACCAGTTTGAGAAAGCGATCGAAGGGAAGGATGTTGAAGTCGAGTGGCTGCCGTTCGAGCTGAGGCCGCGTCCAACGGAGCAGCTTGATCCTTTAAACGATCCGTCAAAATTGGCGATGTGGGACGGCGCCATTAAGCCGAGAATTGAAGCGTGGGGCGTCGATATGAAGCTCCCGAATGTCTCTCCGCATCCTTATACAGATTTGGCCCATGAAGGTTACCACTTTGCGAAAGAGCATGGCAAAGAGAAAGCGTACAATGACCGGGTCTACAAAGCGTTTTTCCAAGAAGACCAAAATATCGGCGATATCGATGTGTTAACAACACTCGCCAAAGAAGCGGGACTGGATGAACAGGCATTTCATGACGCTTTGGCTGAAAGAAAGTATCAAGACGTACAGCGGCAGGCGCTAAGGCATGCCTATGAAGAAGCCGGAATTACAGCCGTCCCGACTTTTATCATCGGCAATGAGCGGATCGCCGGAGCTGCAGCTCGGGAAGTGTTTGAACAGGTAATTGAAAAGGAAAGCAAACAAAAGTCTGTTGACGGCTTGCAGTGCGATCTTGACGGAAACAGCTGCTAA
- a CDS encoding tellurite resistance/C4-dicarboxylate transporter family protein, with translation MLRYIKIHLKDLFPGYFALVMATGALSIGSYLLGMTIFAKLLLYVNIVAYIALWVLTLLRIYFFFPRMLVDITSHTRGPGFFTYVAGTCVFGSQIIVVTEQYSIAVYLWVLAILLWLLIMYTFFTAVTIRKNKPSVSEGINGAWLIAAVATQSISILGTLLTPYVDNVKVAVLFFTLCMYFLGCMLYLNIITLIFYRFTFLKLEFSALTPPYWINMGAVAITTLAGSTLILHAKSWSLLSEITPFLKGFTLFFWITGTWWIPLLFILMIWRHLINRYPLSYDPQLWGMVFPLAMYTTSTLQLSKALDFGKLMIIPHFMVYIAITAWICVFFSLLQQIYKNARTHYKLKAK, from the coding sequence GTGTTACGGTATATAAAAATTCATTTAAAAGATTTATTTCCAGGATATTTTGCACTAGTTATGGCGACTGGTGCCTTGTCTATCGGATCTTACCTTCTTGGTATGACAATCTTTGCAAAGCTTTTGTTATACGTGAATATAGTTGCTTACATTGCTTTATGGGTGCTTACTCTCCTGCGCATTTATTTCTTTTTTCCAAGAATGCTAGTAGATATCACTAGTCATACTCGTGGACCCGGTTTCTTTACGTATGTTGCCGGAACATGTGTGTTCGGTAGTCAGATTATTGTCGTTACTGAACAATATTCAATTGCTGTCTATTTGTGGGTACTTGCAATCCTATTGTGGTTACTTATCATGTACACCTTCTTCACAGCTGTTACGATTAGAAAAAATAAACCTTCTGTCTCAGAGGGAATTAATGGTGCATGGCTAATAGCTGCTGTTGCAACACAGTCTATTTCCATCCTAGGTACGCTTCTTACCCCATATGTAGACAATGTAAAAGTTGCTGTTTTATTTTTTACATTATGTATGTATTTTCTCGGGTGTATGCTTTATTTAAATATTATTACGTTAATTTTTTATCGCTTTACTTTTTTAAAACTTGAATTCTCAGCATTAACACCACCATATTGGATTAATATGGGTGCGGTTGCAATCACAACATTAGCAGGCTCCACCTTAATTCTTCACGCAAAAAGTTGGTCCTTGTTAAGTGAGATTACTCCTTTTTTAAAAGGCTTTACTTTGTTTTTTTGGATTACTGGGACATGGTGGATTCCATTATTATTTATTCTTATGATTTGGAGACATCTGATCAATCGTTATCCACTTTCATATGACCCTCAGCTTTGGGGGATGGTTTTTCCGCTTGCGATGTACACAACAAGTACACTGCAATTATCAAAGGCATTAGACTTCGGTAAATTAATGATAATACCCCATTTTATGGTTTATATCGCAATCACAGCTTGGATTTGTGTGTTTTTTAGTCTACTGCAGCAAATTTATAAAAATGCACGAACCCATTACAAATTAAAAGCTAAATAG
- a CDS encoding amino acid racemase, giving the protein MAKIGLVGGLGPESTVDYYQSIINGYQEKHGNNKVLPHLVINSINMYKVFAFIDEHNTQGLIDYLTKAVNELEAAGAELAAISANTPHIVFEQVNQQTRLPMISIVEETVQAVRQYHLNSVGLIGTCFTMENDFFKKPFRNAGINVIVPTENEQALIHEKTVEELENGIVNEDTKEVFLNIINRMENEDRIEGLILGCTEHPMLIKPADTSLPQFNTTAIHVSTLVERLD; this is encoded by the coding sequence ATGGCTAAAATCGGTTTGGTCGGCGGTTTAGGGCCCGAATCGACAGTTGATTATTATCAATCTATTATTAATGGCTACCAAGAAAAACATGGAAACAATAAAGTTTTACCACATCTTGTCATCAACAGCATCAATATGTATAAAGTGTTTGCGTTTATCGATGAACACAACACTCAAGGTTTAATTGATTATCTTACTAAGGCAGTTAATGAATTAGAAGCGGCCGGCGCCGAACTTGCTGCCATTTCGGCAAATACTCCACATATAGTGTTTGAACAAGTTAACCAACAAACCCGGCTTCCTATGATCAGTATTGTTGAGGAAACGGTTCAGGCTGTCCGTCAATATCATCTAAACAGTGTAGGACTAATTGGCACATGCTTCACGATGGAAAACGATTTTTTCAAAAAACCTTTCCGAAATGCAGGTATAAATGTAATTGTTCCCACCGAAAACGAACAAGCGCTAATCCATGAAAAAACAGTTGAAGAATTGGAAAACGGGATTGTAAATGAGGACACTAAAGAAGTTTTCCTAAATATTATCAATCGGATGGAAAACGAGGACCGTATAGAAGGTCTAATTTTAGGATGCACGGAGCACCCTATGCTTATTAAACCGGCAGATACCTCCCTGCCGCAATTCAACACAACAGCTATCCATGTCTCTACTCTCGTCGAACGATTAGATTAA